Proteins from a genomic interval of Candidatus Methylomirabilota bacterium:
- a CDS encoding fructose-bisphosphate aldolase: MTTNRVREILGWYGSDSPGTLTNLARLLAHGRLGGTGKL; the protein is encoded by the coding sequence ATGACGACCAATCGCGTTCGCGAGATCCTCGGCTGGTACGGCAGCGACAGCCCCGGCACCCTCACCAACCTCGCCCGGCTCCTCGCGCACGGCCGCCTCGGAGGCACCGGGAAGCT
- the pgl gene encoding 6-phosphogluconolactonase has protein sequence MIVLEDAEAVAGEAAARVADLARQAVAARGRFAVALAGGATPRPAFRRLAREPLRSAVPWGRTEVFWSDERCVAPEHPESNYRLARETLLDAVPIPAERVHRITGEAPDPAAAAAAYETEIARVLGGRPGGPPPDFDLVMLGIGADGHTASLFPGTAALAERIRWVVATRVPTLSVADRITLTYPILNRAACVLFLVVGADKAPALRAILEEPPDPERLPAQGVRPDAGGPVWLVDRAAAARLTTRLTAPVSARPWP, from the coding sequence GTGATCGTGCTGGAGGACGCGGAGGCCGTCGCCGGTGAGGCGGCGGCGCGGGTGGCGGACCTCGCGCGCCAGGCGGTGGCGGCCCGTGGCCGCTTCGCCGTGGCGCTGGCCGGCGGCGCGACGCCTCGCCCGGCCTTCCGGCGGCTCGCCCGCGAGCCGCTCCGGTCCGCGGTGCCCTGGGGCCGGACCGAGGTCTTCTGGAGCGACGAGCGGTGCGTGGCGCCGGAACACCCGGAGTCCAACTACCGCCTGGCCAGGGAGACACTGCTCGACGCGGTGCCGATTCCGGCCGAGCGCGTCCACCGGATCACCGGCGAGGCGCCCGATCCCGCGGCGGCCGCCGCCGCCTACGAGACCGAGATCGCCCGGGTCCTCGGCGGCCGGCCCGGCGGGCCGCCGCCCGACTTCGACCTCGTCATGCTCGGCATCGGCGCCGACGGCCACACCGCCTCCCTCTTCCCCGGGACCGCGGCCCTCGCCGAGCGCATCCGCTGGGTCGTAGCCACGCGCGTGCCGACGCTCTCGGTGGCCGACCGCATCACGCTGACCTACCCCATCCTCAACCGCGCCGCCTGCGTCCTCTTCCTCGTCGTCGGCGCCGACAAAGCCCCGGCCCTGCGCGCGATCCTCGAAGAGCCCCCCGACCCGGAGCGGCTGCCGGCTCAGGGGGTCCGGCCCGACGCGGGCGGGCCCGTGTGGCTCGTGGACCGCGCCGCCGCGGCGCGCCTCACCACCCGACTGACGGCACCCGTGAGCGCCCGCCCATGGCCGTGA
- a CDS encoding alpha/beta hydrolase, with the protein MTGWVRRRVHRLQRVRRNLLSALARRVPKTIALLPAPTPLAVRQYRCASAPTRRLMILLPGIADVVEDYESNGFIEAVMRTEAPADLIVVDAHFGYYLRRTVLERLRQDVVAPAHAAGYASVWLVGISLGGLGASLYASEHSRELDGMVLLAPFLGDRAIVREIEAAGGLRHWQPGESPEGDHQRQLWRWLKRYEAPTAELPRLFLGYGEHDGFAPACRLLAEILPATRVLTVPGGHDWRAWKRLWDAFLAADDRWPPESR; encoded by the coding sequence ATGACGGGATGGGTTCGGCGACGGGTCCACCGGCTCCAGCGGGTTCGCCGGAACCTCCTGAGCGCGCTGGCTCGGCGCGTGCCGAAGACGATCGCCCTGCTGCCGGCGCCGACACCGCTGGCGGTCCGTCAGTACCGCTGCGCGAGCGCGCCGACGCGCCGGCTCATGATCCTCCTGCCCGGCATCGCGGATGTGGTGGAAGACTACGAGTCCAACGGCTTCATCGAGGCGGTGATGCGAACGGAGGCACCAGCGGACCTCATCGTGGTCGACGCGCACTTCGGGTATTATCTGCGCCGAACCGTGCTCGAACGACTGCGCCAGGACGTGGTCGCGCCCGCCCACGCCGCCGGCTACGCGAGTGTTTGGCTGGTCGGGATCTCGCTGGGCGGGCTGGGCGCTTCCCTGTACGCGAGCGAGCACTCCCGCGAGCTCGACGGGATGGTGCTCCTGGCGCCGTTTCTGGGCGACCGCGCGATCGTTCGCGAGATCGAAGCGGCCGGCGGCCTGAGACACTGGCAGCCGGGGGAGAGCCCGGAGGGCGATCACCAGCGGCAGCTGTGGCGCTGGCTGAAGCGCTACGAGGCGCCGACCGCGGAGCTGCCGAGGCTGTTCCTCGGATACGGCGAGCACGACGGATTCGCGCCCGCCTGTCGCCTGCTGGCCGAGATCCTCCCGGCCACCCGCGTGCTCACTGTTCCCGGCGGACACGACTGGCGAGCATGGAAGCGACTGTGGGACGCCTTCCTCGCCGCCGACGATCGCTGGCCGCCGGAATCACGGTGA